A genome region from Methanobacterium aggregans includes the following:
- a CDS encoding exopolysaccharide biosynthesis protein has protein sequence MIVTSKKLKISDFIRGLSSDIPEEGISFEDFLGLIGEYGILITSLILVAPFLLPVSIPGSSLPFGLAIILLNIAGIFNNSPVIPKMVMEYRVSKENFSKILNGMARALRGVERFSKPRLSIVTRNPVMRYVNAAITIICAFLLMLPLPIPLTDFLPAYGILFLMLGSIEGDGYVLIAGYLLVAVTISYFTFMGILGIDGLQMILQHVGIAL, from the coding sequence TTGATAGTAACATCCAAAAAGCTTAAGATATCCGATTTTATTCGGGGTCTATCATCTGATATTCCAGAGGAGGGAATATCCTTTGAAGATTTTTTAGGGCTCATTGGTGAATACGGAATCTTGATCACCTCACTGATACTGGTTGCACCCTTCCTCTTACCTGTATCAATCCCAGGAAGCAGTCTGCCCTTTGGACTTGCAATAATCCTCCTGAACATTGCAGGAATTTTTAACAACAGTCCTGTTATTCCAAAAATGGTTATGGAGTACAGGGTGTCCAAGGAAAACTTTTCAAAGATCCTGAATGGTATGGCACGTGCCCTTAGGGGTGTTGAAAGGTTTTCAAAACCAAGACTGTCCATCGTGACCAGAAATCCAGTTATGAGATATGTTAATGCAGCAATTACCATAATCTGCGCATTTCTCCTGATGCTGCCACTTCCCATTCCCCTTACAGATTTCCTACCTGCATATGGAATTCTCTTTCTCATGCTGGGCTCCATTGAAGGGGACGGGTACGTCTTGATTGCAGGTTACCTTCTGGTTGCAGTTACCATCTCCTACTTCACCTTCATGGGAATACTGGGAATTGATGGACTGCAGATGATCCTGCAGCACGTTGGGATAGCACTCTGA
- a CDS encoding CBS domain-containing protein, which translates to MKAREMMDDEFVYVSPEEKITDVSIRMEKYRKFTSPVLDSEMKLIGWITSLDVMRALREGKKSVKEVMYPPEETICVKEYDPARVAVLKASKYKVVSIPVLNDEGVVVGIIRSYNILKTLSHLYEIKVYKIFEAMESELKGVSWDELMEAAALVTKRETGERIKAKDYEERIKNSTFGEAIWATGGLEKFFVGLIAIGELVIARKVARARK; encoded by the coding sequence ATGAAAGCCAGAGAAATGATGGATGATGAATTTGTATATGTTTCACCTGAAGAAAAGATTACAGATGTATCAATTAGAATGGAGAAGTACAGAAAATTCACAAGCCCAGTTCTAGACAGTGAGATGAAACTTATAGGTTGGATAACCTCACTTGACGTTATGCGGGCTCTTAGAGAGGGTAAAAAAAGTGTTAAAGAGGTTATGTATCCTCCAGAAGAAACAATTTGTGTCAAGGAGTATGATCCTGCAAGAGTTGCAGTTTTAAAGGCCTCAAAATACAAGGTTGTTAGCATACCAGTTCTCAACGATGAGGGGGTTGTTGTTGGTATCATAAGATCCTACAACATACTTAAAACACTCTCCCACCTCTACGAAATCAAGGTCTACAAAATATTTGAGGCAATGGAAAGTGAATTGAAGGGTGTAAGCTGGGATGAGCTCATGGAAGCAGCTGCACTTGTAACCAAAAGAGAAACAGGTGAAAGGATCAAGGCCAAGGACTACGAGGAGCGTATTAAAAATTCAACCTTTGGAGAAGCAATATGGGCAACTGGTGGTCTTGAAAAGTTCTTTGTGGGACTCATAGCCATAGGTGAACTTGTTATTGCAAGGAAGGTTGCAAGGGCAAGGAAATAG
- a CDS encoding aldo/keto reductase yields MTLLYREFGKTGEKVSVLGFGCMRLPTIGGRPENIDKTLAGKMLTYAIENGVNYVDTAYPYHAASPKVGGASETFLGEFLSEGLRDEVKLATKLPIWLVEEKGDMDRILDEQLKKLQTDRIDFYLLHGLHRRFWPMLQEYDVFEFLDSAVEDGRIGYPGFSFHDELDFFIEAVDSYKWSFCQIQYNYMDQNFQAGRKGLEYAAKRGLGTAIMEPLRGGCLTRNIPEDIQAIWDRVETKRSLAEWALRFLWDQEDVNLVISGMNSMEDVVENVEIAERGIPDSLTEDERNLIDEVQEAYSSRVHVGCTGCNYCMPCPEGVNIPLNLSLLDDVYIYENLDKPSGNYFHLMGRKMSAGYCTECGVCEENCTQNLPIRKYLKETRETFEKSSN; encoded by the coding sequence ATGACGTTGCTTTACAGAGAATTTGGAAAAACAGGTGAAAAAGTTTCAGTACTTGGATTTGGATGTATGCGCCTTCCAACCATTGGTGGAAGACCCGAAAACATAGATAAAACCCTTGCAGGGAAGATGCTGACCTATGCAATTGAAAATGGTGTGAACTACGTGGACACTGCCTACCCATACCATGCAGCTTCTCCAAAGGTTGGAGGTGCCAGTGAAACCTTCCTTGGAGAATTCTTGAGTGAGGGTTTGAGGGATGAGGTTAAACTTGCAACCAAACTTCCAATATGGCTTGTAGAGGAAAAGGGGGATATGGACAGGATTCTCGATGAGCAGCTCAAGAAGCTCCAGACAGACAGGATAGATTTTTACCTTCTTCACGGTCTTCACAGGCGTTTCTGGCCAATGCTCCAGGAATATGATGTTTTTGAGTTTCTTGACAGTGCAGTTGAAGATGGCAGAATAGGTTACCCTGGTTTTTCATTCCATGATGAACTGGACTTTTTCATAGAAGCTGTGGACTCCTACAAGTGGAGTTTCTGCCAGATCCAGTACAACTACATGGACCAGAACTTCCAGGCAGGAAGAAAAGGCCTTGAATATGCAGCAAAGAGGGGGCTTGGAACTGCAATTATGGAACCCCTCCGTGGAGGATGTTTAACCCGGAACATTCCAGAGGATATCCAGGCCATATGGGATAGGGTAGAGACTAAAAGAAGTCTTGCAGAATGGGCCCTCAGATTCCTCTGGGACCAGGAGGATGTGAACCTCGTTATAAGCGGTATGAACAGCATGGAAGATGTTGTTGAGAACGTGGAAATTGCAGAGCGTGGAATTCCAGATTCACTGACTGAAGATGAGAGAAACCTCATAGATGAGGTCCAGGAAGCCTACAGCTCCAGGGTTCATGTTGGATGCACAGGGTGCAACTACTGCATGCCCTGCCCAGAGGGTGTTAACATTCCTCTGAACCTGAGCCTCCTGGATGATGTTTACATCTACGAGAACCTTGATAAACCATCTGGAAACTACTTCCACCTTATGGGCCGTAAGATGAGTGCGGGTTACTGTACAGAGTGCGGTGTTTGTGAGGAAAACTGCACGCAGAACCTTCCAATAAGAAAGTACCTCAAGGAGACCCGTGAGACATTTGAGAAATCCTCCAACTGA
- a CDS encoding MOSC domain-containing protein yields MISTTKPLPQIVAVCTSTKKGTKKKNIGKGFLMENQGFSGDAHSSPKTHRQVSLLAIESIDKMREMGLDVKPGDFAENITTHGIELTPLPLGTKLSAGQDAVLEVTQIGKKCHSPCEIGRKVGDCIMPREGIFCRVIKGGKVEIGDEISII; encoded by the coding sequence ATGATTTCAACCACAAAACCGTTACCACAGATAGTGGCAGTCTGCACAAGCACCAAGAAGGGCACCAAAAAGAAAAACATTGGAAAGGGGTTTCTCATGGAAAACCAGGGTTTTTCAGGAGATGCTCACAGTAGCCCAAAAACCCATAGACAGGTCAGCCTCCTTGCAATTGAAAGCATAGACAAGATGAGGGAAATGGGGCTTGATGTCAAGCCTGGAGACTTTGCAGAAAACATCACAACCCATGGTATAGAGCTTACACCCCTTCCTCTGGGAACAAAACTCTCTGCAGGTCAAGATGCAGTTCTTGAAGTGACCCAAATAGGCAAAAAATGTCACAGTCCATGTGAAATAGGTAGAAAGGTAGGGGACTGTATAATGCCCAGGGAAGGAATCTTTTGCAGGGTGATAAAAGGTGGTAAAGTTGAAATTGGGGATGAAATAAGTATTATCTAA
- the thiI gene encoding tRNA uracil 4-sulfurtransferase ThiI: MEKNKPIIIRYGEIGVKSPKVRKRFERKLISNIKSVVDGKIVLNQGRIFLFPEDPESAVESLKKICGVVSFSPTVETVTDHDAIRKTVEEYIKDLIDKNEFSPENSFAVKCRRVGTHEFSSREMAGFCGSVIVELTGAPVNLSNPDFKLNIEVRDERTYIFHEKIQGIGGLPLGTQGRMVSLVSGGIDSPVASFLMMKRGCDLTILNFNNCPYTSGSNEKIIKIYKKLKEYAAGSDLRLYQVNYGGFLQKCEEEAPSRMTCVLCKSGMYQIAEKLAEREKAFAIIEGSSVGQVASQTLPNILATRHSTSMPILSPLIGLDKLEISEIGKKIGTYDISILPDSGCSAAPKHPETNAVLETVLETQEKICMDTELEEVFSTLKRLDLELDD; this comes from the coding sequence ATGGAAAAAAACAAGCCAATAATTATTAGATACGGTGAAATAGGAGTAAAAAGTCCTAAAGTAAGGAAAAGATTTGAAAGAAAACTTATATCAAATATTAAAAGTGTTGTTGATGGTAAAATAGTTTTAAATCAGGGCAGAATATTCCTCTTCCCTGAAGATCCCGAAAGTGCTGTAGAATCCCTTAAAAAAATATGTGGAGTAGTTTCATTCAGTCCAACAGTGGAAACTGTGACTGACCATGATGCCATCAGGAAAACAGTTGAAGAGTATATCAAAGATCTGATTGATAAGAATGAATTTTCACCTGAAAACTCATTTGCAGTGAAATGTAGACGTGTTGGAACTCATGAATTCTCAAGCAGAGAAATGGCAGGATTCTGCGGTTCAGTTATTGTTGAATTAACAGGTGCGCCTGTAAATCTCTCAAATCCTGATTTCAAACTCAACATAGAGGTCAGAGATGAAAGAACATACATATTCCATGAGAAGATCCAGGGAATTGGTGGATTACCACTGGGTACTCAGGGAAGAATGGTTTCACTGGTATCTGGAGGAATAGACTCTCCAGTAGCATCATTTCTCATGATGAAGAGAGGATGTGACCTTACAATACTCAACTTCAACAACTGTCCCTACACATCAGGTTCCAATGAGAAGATCATCAAGATCTATAAGAAACTCAAGGAATATGCTGCAGGATCTGATTTAAGACTTTACCAGGTAAACTATGGAGGTTTCCTCCAGAAATGTGAGGAAGAAGCTCCTTCAAGGATGACATGTGTCCTCTGTAAGAGTGGAATGTACCAAATTGCAGAAAAACTTGCAGAACGTGAAAAAGCATTTGCAATCATTGAAGGGAGCAGTGTAGGGCAGGTGGCATCTCAGACGCTTCCAAACATACTTGCAACAAGGCATTCAACTTCAATGCCCATATTAAGTCCCTTGATCGGGTTGGACAAGCTTGAAATATCCGAGATTGGCAAGAAGATAGGAACCTACGACATATCCATACTTCCTGACAGCGGATGTTCAGCAGCCCCAAAACACCCTGAAACAAATGCAGTCCTTGAAACAGTCCTTGAAACCCAGGAAAAAATCTGTATGGACACAGAACTTGAAGAAGTATTCTCCACCCTTAAAAGACTGGATTTAGAACTGGATGATTGA
- the pdxS gene encoding pyridoxal 5'-phosphate synthase lyase subunit PdxS yields the protein MLHGTEVIKKGFAKMTKGGVIMDVVNAEQAAVAEDAGAVSVMALERVPADIRAAGGVARMADPSKVQEIIDAVSIPVMAKARIGHFVEAQVLQSLGVDMIDESEVLTPADEKHHIDKTQFTIPFVCGARNLGEALRRINEGAAMIRTKGEAGTGNIVEAVRHMRVIQGTIRELKDKTEEELWAVARKEEAPLELVKETAKQGRLPVVNFAAGGVATPADAALMMQLGSDGVFVGSGIFKSENPEIVAKAIVQATAHYTDPELIAQVSTNLGKAMPGLEISTIPENQKLQKRGW from the coding sequence ATGTTGCATGGAACTGAGGTTATTAAGAAGGGTTTTGCTAAGATGACTAAGGGTGGGGTTATTATGGATGTTGTGAATGCTGAGCAGGCGGCTGTTGCTGAGGATGCTGGTGCTGTGTCTGTTATGGCCCTTGAACGTGTGCCTGCGGATATACGTGCTGCTGGTGGAGTTGCACGTATGGCGGATCCATCCAAGGTTCAGGAGATCATCGACGCCGTTAGCATTCCGGTTATGGCCAAGGCCCGTATTGGCCACTTCGTAGAGGCACAGGTGCTCCAGTCCCTGGGTGTTGACATGATCGATGAGAGTGAGGTTTTAACTCCTGCAGATGAAAAACATCACATCGATAAGACACAGTTCACCATACCCTTTGTCTGCGGTGCAAGAAACCTGGGAGAAGCACTACGCCGAATAAACGAAGGAGCTGCCATGATACGAACCAAAGGAGAAGCAGGAACCGGAAACATCGTAGAAGCCGTCAGACACATGCGCGTAATACAAGGAACCATCAGAGAACTAAAAGACAAAACAGAAGAAGAACTCTGGGCCGTCGCAAGAAAAGAAGAAGCACCACTCGAACTTGTCAAAGAAACAGCAAAACAAGGAAGACTACCAGTTGTCAACTTCGCAGCAGGAGGCGTAGCCACACCAGCAGACGCAGCACTCATGATGCAACTCGGATCAGACGGAGTATTCGTAGGAAGCGGAATATTCAAATCAGAAAACCCAGAAATAGTAGCAAAAGCAATAGTACAAGCCACAGCACACTACACAGACCCAGAACTAATCGCACAAGTCTCAACCAACCTCGGAAAAGCAATGCCCGGACTCGAAATCAGCACAATACCAGAAAACCAAAAACTACAAAAAAGAGGATGGTAA
- a CDS encoding sulfide-dependent adenosine diphosphate thiazole synthase: MEIFSKVSEKDVTKAIVSGFAEEFLDYIESDVIIIGAGPSGLIAAKRLAENGVKTLIVESNNYLGGGFWIGGYLMNKLTVREPGQRILDEVGAPYKKVQDGLYVADGPHACSKLIAAAMDAGAKVINMTKFDDVVVREDKVAGVVINWTPVSALPRAITCVDPVAIESKIVIDATGHDAVVVKSLEQRGLVKTEGFEPMWVEKSEDAVVENTSEVYPGVFVTGMAVATTYGKPRMGPTFGGMLLSGEKAAEIIIEKLNSDPST; the protein is encoded by the coding sequence ATGGAGATATTCTCGAAGGTATCTGAAAAAGATGTGACAAAGGCAATTGTATCTGGATTTGCAGAAGAATTCCTGGACTACATAGAAAGCGATGTAATAATAATAGGAGCCGGTCCAAGCGGACTTATAGCCGCAAAAAGACTTGCAGAAAACGGTGTTAAAACCCTCATCGTGGAGAGCAACAACTACCTCGGTGGAGGCTTCTGGATTGGCGGATACCTCATGAACAAGTTAACTGTCAGAGAACCAGGCCAGAGGATCCTCGATGAAGTAGGAGCACCCTACAAAAAAGTTCAGGACGGACTTTACGTTGCTGACGGACCACACGCATGTTCAAAACTCATAGCAGCAGCAATGGATGCAGGTGCAAAGGTTATAAACATGACCAAGTTTGATGATGTTGTTGTAAGGGAAGATAAAGTTGCAGGTGTGGTCATAAACTGGACACCGGTCTCAGCACTTCCAAGGGCAATAACCTGTGTTGACCCTGTTGCAATTGAATCCAAAATAGTCATCGATGCAACAGGACACGATGCAGTGGTTGTAAAATCACTGGAACAGCGTGGACTCGTTAAAACTGAAGGTTTCGAACCTATGTGGGTTGAAAAATCCGAAGATGCAGTTGTTGAAAACACCAGCGAAGTTTACCCTGGAGTATTTGTCACAGGAATGGCAGTAGCAACAACCTACGGAAAACCAAGGATGGGACCAACCTTCGGTGGAATGCTTCTCTCTGGAGAAAAGGCTGCAGAAATAATCATTGAAAAACTGAATTCAGATCCATCAACTTGA
- a CDS encoding 4Fe-4S binding protein: protein MDITFKKKKDALEGEVVSKSMDMEHVEDFKPEIEECSLKQKFITISPECVRCNLCAEECPVDAIADAESTRPAKILENCVKCEICAQTCPVKAVHVIEGTSTVEDDVTYNLHDVEVPHRTLCMENISVDEGKCNSCGTCAKFCPTNAITVPEGETAIIDDDACVGCGACANVCPESAVELERKLGPVIKQKELLVDDDLCVACGVCEENCPVDAIKLEDDEVVLSKDKCISCEVCSKKCPVGALKFERLSNESQRNDG, encoded by the coding sequence ATGGATATAACATTTAAAAAGAAGAAGGATGCTCTTGAGGGGGAGGTTGTTTCCAAATCAATGGATATGGAGCATGTTGAGGACTTCAAACCTGAAATTGAGGAATGTTCCCTCAAACAGAAGTTCATAACCATATCCCCAGAATGTGTAAGGTGCAACCTCTGTGCTGAGGAGTGTCCTGTTGATGCCATAGCTGATGCAGAATCAACCAGACCTGCAAAAATACTTGAAAACTGTGTTAAATGTGAAATTTGCGCCCAAACATGTCCTGTAAAAGCTGTGCATGTAATCGAGGGCACATCCACTGTTGAAGATGATGTTACCTACAACTTACATGATGTTGAGGTTCCACACAGAACCCTATGCATGGAAAACATTTCAGTGGATGAAGGTAAATGTAACTCCTGCGGTACATGTGCTAAATTCTGTCCAACCAATGCAATAACAGTTCCTGAAGGTGAAACAGCCATTATAGACGATGATGCTTGTGTTGGATGTGGTGCATGTGCAAATGTCTGTCCAGAAAGTGCAGTAGAACTTGAAAGAAAATTAGGGCCTGTTATTAAACAGAAAGAACTTCTTGTGGATGATGACCTCTGTGTTGCATGCGGTGTGTGTGAAGAGAACTGTCCAGTGGATGCAATAAAACTCGAGGATGATGAAGTGGTTCTATCTAAAGATAAATGCATATCATGTGAGGTTTGTTCTAAAAAATGTCCTGTTGGAGCATTAAAATTTGAGAGGTTGTCTAATGAAAGCCAGAGAAATGATGGATGA